A single region of the Procambarus clarkii isolate CNS0578487 chromosome 59, FALCON_Pclarkii_2.0, whole genome shotgun sequence genome encodes:
- the LOC138353806 gene encoding mucin-22-like, with protein MISFYGLPRDRRTRGHAPRDRRTRGHTPETVGPEVTPQRPDRRTRGHTPETAGPEVTPPETVGPEVTPPETVGPEVTPPETVAPEVTPPETVGPEITPPETVGPEVTPPETVGPEVTPPETRPQDQKSHPCDRRTRGHTPRDHRTRGHTPETTGSEVTPPETTGPEVTPPETMEPEVTPPETTGPEVTPPETTGPEVTPPETTGPEVTPPETVGPEVTPPETVGPEVTPPETVGPEVTPPETVGPEVTPPETVGLEVTPPETMELEVTLPETMELEVTPPETTGPEVTPPETTGPEVTPPETTGPEVTPPRDRRTIGHTPETVGPNVTAQRP; from the exons ATGATTAGTTTCTACGGTCTCCCCAGAGACCGTAGGACCAGAGGTCACGCCCCCAGAGACCGTAGGACCAGAGGTCACACCCCAGAGACCGTAGGACCAGAGGTCACACCCCAGAGACC AGACCGTAGGACCAGAGGTCACACCCCAGAGACCGCAGGACCAGAGGTCACGCCCCCAGAGACCGTAGGACCAGAGGTCACGCCCCCAGAGACCGTAGGACCAGAGGTCACACCCCCAGAGACCGTTGCACCAGAGGTCACACCCCCAGAAACCGTAGGACCAGAGATCACACCCCCAGAGACCGTAGGACCAGAGGTCACACCCCCAGAGACCGTAGGACCAGAGGTCACGCCCCCAGAGACC AGACCACAGGACCAGAAGTCACACCCCTGTGACCGTAGGACCAGAGGTCACACCCCCAGAGACCACAGGACCAGAGGTCACACCCCAGAGACCACAGGATCAGAGGTCACGCCCCCAGAGACCACAGGACCAGAGGTCACTCCCCCAGAGACCATGGAACCAGAGGTCACTCCCCCAGAGACCACAGGACCAGAGGTCACTCCCCCAGAGACCACAGGACCAGAGGTCACTCCCCCAGAGACCACAGGACCAGAGGTCACGCCCCCAGAGACCGTAGGACCAGAGGTCACGCCCCCAGAGACCGTAGGACCAGAGGTCACACCCCCAGAGACCGTAGGACCAGAGGTCACACCCCCAGAGACCGTAGGGCCAGAGGTCACACCCCCAGAGACCGTTGGGCTAGAGGTCACTCCCCCAGAGACCATGGAATTAGAGGTCACTCTCCCAGAGACCATGGAATTAGAGGTCACTCCCCCAGAGACCACAGGACCAGAGGTCACTCCCCCAGAGACCACAGGACCAGAGGTCACTCCCCCAGAGACCACAGGACCAGAGGTCACGCCCCCCAGAGACCGTAGGACCATAGGTCACACCCCAGAGACCGTAGGACCAAATGTCACGGCCCAGAGACCGTAG